From the genome of Streptococcus marmotae, one region includes:
- a CDS encoding LLM class flavin-dependent oxidoreductase, with product MIELGISTFGETTPLEKTGQAVSHAERIRNLVEEIELADQVGLDVYAIGEHHREDFAVSAPEIILAAGAVNTKQIRLSSAVTVLSSIDPVRVYQQYATIDALSNGRAEIMAGRGSFVESFPLFGYDLKDYEELFDEKLDMLLAIKNDTLLNWTGRHTQSVENRPVYPRAVQEDFPIKIATGGSPESTQKIAELGLPIVYAMIGGNPRYFKPLVEMYRKIGRLKGHDETKMTVGAHSWGWIAEDKDKAERDYFYPTKQLVDAISKDRPFWKPLTYDAYLKSIGEDGAMFVGDSDTVANKIIRVVEDLGLDSFMLHLPVGSMPHEDTLKAIRLYGEQVAPKVRSYFAAKKA from the coding sequence ATGATTGAATTAGGTATTTCTACGTTTGGAGAGACAACTCCGCTTGAAAAGACAGGGCAGGCAGTGAGCCATGCAGAACGGATTCGGAACTTGGTAGAGGAGATTGAATTGGCAGACCAGGTTGGACTAGATGTTTATGCGATTGGGGAGCATCATCGAGAGGATTTTGCAGTTTCTGCACCGGAAATTATATTGGCTGCAGGGGCAGTGAACACCAAACAGATTCGTTTGTCTAGTGCTGTAACGGTTTTGTCATCGATTGACCCAGTTCGAGTTTATCAGCAGTATGCGACGATTGATGCCTTGTCTAATGGTCGTGCCGAAATCATGGCAGGACGAGGTTCTTTTGTTGAATCCTTTCCTTTGTTTGGTTATGATTTGAAAGACTATGAAGAATTATTTGATGAAAAGTTGGACATGCTTCTTGCGATTAAAAATGATACTCTGCTCAATTGGACGGGGCGGCATACGCAAAGTGTGGAGAATAGACCTGTTTATCCAAGGGCTGTGCAAGAAGATTTTCCCATCAAAATTGCAACAGGAGGCAGTCCTGAATCCACGCAGAAAATTGCAGAGTTGGGCTTACCGATTGTTTACGCCATGATTGGCGGCAATCCTCGTTATTTTAAACCTTTGGTTGAGATGTACCGGAAAATTGGTCGGCTAAAAGGACATGATGAAACGAAGATGACAGTCGGGGCTCATTCATGGGGATGGATTGCAGAAGATAAGGATAAGGCAGAGCGGGACTATTTTTACCCGACGAAGCAATTGGTAGATGCGATTAGTAAGGATCGGCCTTTCTGGAAACCATTGACCTATGATGCTTACTTGAAGAGTATCGGTGAGGATGGTGCGATGTTCGTCGGTGATTCTGATACAGTGGCCAATAAGATCATTCGAGTGGTAGAGGACTTAGGATTGGATAGTTTTATGCTCCATCTTCCAGTAGGGTCTATGCCGCATGAGGATACCTTGAAAGCCATTAGACTGTATGGCGAGCAAGTCGCACCGAAGGTTCGCTCCTATTTTGCAGCTAAGAAAGCCTAG